The following proteins are co-located in the Mesorhizobium sp. M1E.F.Ca.ET.045.02.1.1 genome:
- a CDS encoding DJ-1/PfpI family protein, which yields MAGKRILMLVGEFSEEYEIFVFEQAMHAVGHTVHVVCPDKKAGDVLKTSLHDFEGHQTYTEKLGHDYILNKTFAEVNPADYDAVYAAGGRGPEYIRIDKRVQALVRHFHETGKPIFTICHGVQILIAVDGVVRGRQVAALHYCEPEVTLAGGTYVDVAPTGAHVDGNLVSAKGWPGLAAFMRECLKVLGTEIRHGEALMRDERRAA from the coding sequence ATGGCAGGCAAAAGGATTTTGATGCTCGTTGGCGAGTTCAGCGAGGAATATGAGATTTTCGTCTTTGAGCAGGCCATGCATGCGGTCGGCCACACCGTCCATGTCGTGTGCCCCGACAAGAAGGCCGGCGACGTGCTCAAGACCTCATTGCACGACTTCGAGGGCCATCAGACCTATACCGAAAAGCTCGGTCACGACTACATCCTCAACAAGACCTTCGCCGAGGTGAATCCGGCTGACTACGACGCCGTCTACGCCGCCGGCGGGCGCGGTCCGGAGTACATTCGCATCGACAAGCGCGTGCAGGCGCTGGTCAGGCACTTCCATGAGACCGGCAAACCGATCTTCACCATTTGCCACGGCGTCCAGATCCTGATCGCTGTCGATGGCGTCGTGCGCGGCAGGCAAGTAGCGGCGCTGCATTATTGCGAGCCCGAAGTGACGCTCGCCGGCGGCACCTATGTCGACGTTGCGCCGACCGGCGCGCATGTCGACGGCAATCTGGTGTCGGCCAAGGGATGGCCCGGGCTTGCCGCTTTCATGCGGGAATGCCTGAAGGTGCTCGGCACCGAAATCCGTCATGGTGAAGCGCTTATGCGCGACGAGCGCAGGGCAGCCTGA
- the grpE gene encoding nucleotide exchange factor GrpE yields the protein MSDQAKDERAPEEIEATQASGAQASGERAEGGVDGDYEALVRLLKENEELKDRALRIAAEMENLRRRTARDVHDARAYAVANFARDMLSVSDNLRRALDAIPAEAKASGDAGFKALIEGVDLTERAMLSALERHGVKKLAPEGEKFDPNFHQAMFEVPNTDVPAGTVVQVVQPGYSIGDRVLRPAMVGVSKGGPKAAAEAPVEPGPVNEQAEKDA from the coding sequence ATGAGCGACCAGGCAAAAGACGAACGCGCGCCCGAGGAAATCGAAGCCACCCAGGCTTCCGGCGCCCAGGCTTCCGGCGAACGCGCGGAAGGCGGCGTCGACGGCGACTACGAAGCGCTTGTGCGGCTGCTGAAGGAAAACGAGGAACTGAAGGACCGCGCGCTTCGCATAGCTGCCGAAATGGAGAATTTGCGTCGCCGCACCGCGCGCGACGTGCATGACGCGCGCGCTTACGCGGTGGCCAACTTCGCCCGCGACATGCTGTCGGTGTCAGACAATCTGCGCCGCGCGCTGGATGCCATCCCGGCCGAGGCCAAGGCCTCCGGCGATGCCGGCTTCAAGGCGCTCATCGAGGGCGTCGACCTCACCGAGCGCGCAATGCTGTCGGCGCTCGAGCGGCACGGCGTGAAGAAGCTCGCGCCCGAAGGCGAGAAGTTCGACCCCAACTTCCATCAGGCGATGTTCGAGGTGCCCAACACAGACGTTCCGGCCGGCACCGTCGTCCAGGTCGTGCAACCCGGCTATTCGATCGGCGATCGCGTGCTGAGGCCAGCGATGGTCGGCGTTTCCAAGGGTGGTCCAAAGGCGGCCGCCGAGGCGCCGGTCGAACCAGGCCCGGTGAACGAGCAGGCCGAGAAGGATGCTTGA
- a CDS encoding trimeric intracellular cation channel family protein, with product MNPIELLDYAGVAVFAATGALAASRKELDIIGFLFLASVTGIGGGTLRDVILNLPVFWVANSGYVLICAVVAVLVFFSAYRVESRYKLLLWLDAIGLAAFAVMGAAKGLAITGSPVVSVVTGVLTATFGGILRDLLAGEPSVLLRPEIYVTAALAGAALFTLCDLVGMPALPSSLLGFAAAFLVRGGALKFGWSFPAYKSRPGRRPEDIP from the coding sequence ATGAATCCCATCGAACTGCTCGACTATGCCGGCGTTGCCGTCTTCGCGGCGACCGGCGCGCTCGCCGCGTCGCGCAAAGAGCTCGACATCATCGGCTTCCTGTTCCTGGCCAGCGTCACCGGCATCGGCGGCGGGACGCTGCGCGACGTCATCCTGAACCTGCCGGTGTTCTGGGTCGCAAACAGCGGTTATGTGCTGATTTGCGCCGTCGTGGCGGTGCTCGTTTTCTTTAGCGCCTATCGCGTCGAATCCCGCTACAAGCTCTTGCTCTGGCTCGATGCCATCGGACTGGCCGCCTTCGCGGTGATGGGAGCCGCAAAGGGCCTGGCGATCACCGGCTCGCCGGTCGTGTCCGTCGTCACCGGGGTGCTCACCGCGACCTTTGGCGGCATATTGCGCGACCTGCTCGCCGGCGAGCCTTCCGTGCTGCTGAGACCCGAGATCTATGTCACGGCGGCGCTTGCCGGGGCAGCGCTCTTCACGCTCTGCGACCTGGTCGGCATGCCGGCGCTGCCATCCAGCCTGCTCGGCTTCGCAGCCGCCTTCCTGGTGCGCGGCGGGGCGCTCAAATTCGGCTGGTCGTTTCCGGCCTATAAGAGCCGGCCTGGGCGGAGGCCGGAAGATATTCCGTAG
- a CDS encoding GNAT family N-acetyltransferase, which yields MHTVMPECDTRPNASALLGARTADAVASGAPLGRIGNLEVRLARNEAEIAAAQEVRYRVFYDELGARKDLFQAQSRRDADRFDPLCDHLLVLDTSLPGPEHRRIVGTYRLLRQEIATAAGGFYSEGEFELTKLVARHPGQRFLELGRSCVLPEYRSKRTIEALWQGIWAYINHYDIGVMTGCASFHGIVPAAHAEALTYLAHHCRTDQAWDVRAVASRYCSMDLMPIEAVNAKAAIAAMPPLVKGYLRVGARIGDGCVIDHEFSTVDVFVVMPVKEIGARYVNYYGGEGQRFAA from the coding sequence GTGCATACAGTCATGCCTGAATGCGATACTCGGCCGAACGCCAGCGCCCTGCTCGGCGCGCGTACCGCCGATGCCGTCGCAAGCGGCGCTCCGCTGGGCCGTATCGGCAACCTCGAGGTGCGGCTCGCCCGCAACGAGGCCGAGATCGCCGCCGCTCAGGAAGTGCGCTACCGGGTATTCTATGACGAGCTTGGCGCGAGGAAGGATCTGTTCCAGGCGCAGAGCCGGCGCGACGCCGATCGTTTCGACCCGCTTTGCGACCATCTCCTGGTTCTCGACACGTCGCTTCCCGGCCCCGAGCACCGCCGTATCGTCGGCACCTACCGCCTTTTGCGGCAGGAGATCGCCACGGCCGCCGGCGGCTTCTATTCCGAGGGCGAGTTCGAGCTGACCAAGCTGGTCGCGCGCCATCCGGGCCAGCGCTTCCTTGAGCTCGGCCGTTCCTGCGTGCTTCCGGAATATCGGTCCAAGCGCACCATCGAGGCGCTCTGGCAAGGCATCTGGGCCTACATCAACCACTACGACATCGGCGTGATGACCGGCTGTGCCTCCTTCCATGGCATCGTGCCGGCGGCGCATGCCGAGGCGCTCACCTATCTCGCCCATCATTGCCGCACCGATCAGGCCTGGGATGTGCGGGCGGTGGCCAGCCGTTACTGCTCCATGGACCTGATGCCGATCGAGGCGGTGAACGCCAAGGCCGCGATCGCCGCGATGCCGCCGCTGGTCAAAGGCTATCTGCGCGTCGGCGCCCGCATCGGCGACGGCTGCGTCATCGACCACGAGTTCTCGACGGTCGACGTTTTCGTCGTCATGCCGGTCAAGGAGATCGGCGCCCGCTACGTCAACTATTATGGCGGTGAAGGCCAGCGCTTCGCGGCATAG
- a CDS encoding PAS domain-containing sensor histidine kinase — translation MIADSGIEQDGKVASGDEPSSEAPPRRMLAAPPPLAPELPPASREGLPFLTIVAIGVLAGLAHLTGAPTFITIGLLVTGLGGLAMHLRNRTIERRTAALLDETAARSRAEIETLADRMWEMQESEERFRGLIDALGDLVVHRDRDGHIVYANKVFASLVDVDQRNLAGKTLSELGIDVGIVPDAAFSDHECLSSTDVAIRTPNGPRWFSWIELSVRDRDTGAVSHRAIARDITARKRAESSLITARERAEYASQAKSRFLATVSHEIRTPMNGIMGMAKLLADTDLSPEQRTYVGAVSTSASALLALIEDLLDYSKIEAGRFDPEPQPTSLREIADNIIELMAAKAFSKNIGLGCHVEPDVPQMITADPGRVRQVLLNLIGNAVKFTDAGGVLLTVARARTESTDRICFTIADTGPGLREEDMERIFEEFEQSDGTSTRVHGGAGLGLAISKRLVNAMGGTISVSSRLGEGSEFVFDIPATAATEPPQYRQSILSDRRAVIVSKNAVEADAIARTIRAHGGAVEIAATPEQAASFAASCNVLLVDAALENSDGRLLKRLRQSGFADCEAITLIAPTDRGMLGEFRASGYATFLARPVRGETLLRVLLTSHVPAPAEPHPEPRGATSVRRRDQSLSVLIAEDNDINAMLARATLLKAGHRVKIVGNGKAAVEAVTDAGLKHRFDVVLMDLHMPVMDGLDAIAAIRRHEEAMAVPPIPIMVLSADSQEKTRHSVLAHGASGFVTKPLDPDALVQAVEGQVAA, via the coding sequence ATGATCGCGGACTCCGGCATCGAGCAGGATGGCAAGGTCGCGAGCGGTGACGAGCCGAGCTCGGAGGCGCCGCCGCGGCGGATGCTTGCCGCGCCGCCGCCGCTGGCTCCCGAACTGCCGCCGGCCAGCCGCGAAGGCCTACCCTTCCTGACGATTGTCGCCATCGGCGTGCTGGCCGGGCTGGCGCATCTCACCGGCGCGCCGACCTTCATCACCATTGGCCTCCTTGTGACGGGTCTCGGCGGGCTCGCCATGCATCTGCGCAACAGGACGATCGAGCGCCGCACCGCGGCTCTTCTCGACGAGACCGCCGCCCGCAGCCGCGCCGAGATCGAGACGCTCGCCGACCGAATGTGGGAGATGCAGGAGAGCGAGGAGCGCTTTCGCGGCCTGATCGACGCGCTAGGCGATCTCGTCGTCCATCGCGACCGCGACGGCCATATCGTCTACGCCAACAAGGTCTTTGCCTCCCTAGTCGACGTCGACCAGCGCAATCTTGCCGGCAAGACGCTTTCCGAGCTCGGCATTGACGTCGGCATCGTGCCCGACGCCGCCTTCTCGGACCACGAGTGCCTGAGCTCCACCGATGTCGCCATCCGCACGCCGAACGGGCCGCGCTGGTTCTCATGGATCGAGCTGTCGGTGCGCGACAGGGATACGGGTGCTGTCTCGCATCGCGCGATCGCCCGCGACATCACGGCCCGCAAGCGCGCTGAATCGTCGCTGATCACTGCCCGCGAGCGGGCCGAATATGCGAGCCAAGCCAAGTCGCGCTTCCTCGCCACCGTCAGCCACGAGATCCGCACCCCGATGAACGGCATCATGGGAATGGCGAAGCTGCTTGCCGATACCGACCTTTCGCCGGAGCAGCGCACCTATGTCGGCGCCGTCTCGACATCGGCGAGCGCGCTGCTCGCCCTGATCGAGGACCTGCTCGACTATTCCAAGATCGAGGCCGGCCGCTTCGACCCCGAGCCGCAGCCGACGTCGCTGCGCGAGATCGCCGACAACATCATCGAGCTCATGGCGGCGAAGGCATTCTCCAAGAACATCGGCCTCGGCTGTCATGTCGAGCCCGACGTGCCGCAGATGATCACCGCCGATCCCGGCCGCGTGCGCCAGGTGTTGCTCAACCTCATCGGCAATGCCGTCAAGTTCACCGATGCCGGCGGCGTGCTGCTCACCGTCGCGCGCGCCCGCACCGAGAGCACGGACCGCATCTGCTTCACCATCGCCGACACCGGCCCGGGGCTGCGCGAAGAGGACATGGAGCGCATCTTCGAGGAGTTCGAGCAATCCGACGGCACTTCGACCCGGGTGCATGGCGGCGCGGGTCTCGGCCTTGCCATCTCCAAGCGGCTGGTGAACGCCATGGGCGGCACGATTTCGGTTTCGAGCCGGCTCGGCGAAGGATCCGAATTCGTCTTCGATATCCCTGCGACCGCGGCAACGGAGCCGCCGCAATATCGCCAGAGCATCCTCTCGGACCGGCGCGCGGTCATCGTATCGAAGAACGCTGTCGAGGCCGATGCCATCGCCCGCACAATCCGCGCCCATGGCGGCGCCGTCGAGATCGCCGCGACGCCGGAGCAGGCCGCGTCATTCGCCGCAAGCTGCAACGTGCTTCTGGTCGACGCCGCGCTCGAAAACAGCGACGGTCGCCTGCTCAAGCGCCTGCGCCAGAGCGGCTTTGCCGATTGCGAAGCCATCACCCTGATTGCGCCTACCGACCGCGGCATGCTTGGCGAATTCCGCGCCAGCGGTTACGCGACGTTCCTCGCCCGGCCGGTGCGCGGCGAAACACTGCTGCGCGTGCTGTTGACCAGCCATGTGCCCGCGCCCGCCGAGCCGCATCCGGAGCCGCGCGGCGCCACGTCCGTCCGCCGTCGTGACCAGAGCCTGTCCGTGCTGATCGCAGAGGATAATGACATCAACGCAATGCTCGCCCGCGCCACGCTGCTCAAGGCCGGACATCGCGTCAAGATCGTCGGCAACGGCAAGGCCGCGGTCGAAGCCGTCACCGACGCCGGTCTCAAGCACCGCTTCGACGTGGTTCTGATGGACCTGCACATGCCGGTGATGGACGGTCTGGACGCGATCGCCGCCATCCGCCGCCATGAGGAGGCAATGGCCGTGCCGCCGATCCCGATCATGGTTCTTTCCGCCGACAGCCAGGAAAAGACCCGCCACAGCGTGCTGGCCCATGGCGCCAGCGGCTTCGTCACCAAGCCCCTCGACCCCGATGCGCTCGTCCAGGCCGTCGAGGGCCAGGTTGCGGCATAA
- a CDS encoding MDR family oxidoreductase has translation MSDTFKAILVSRDAEKKQSVEIVDLTEVDLMEGDVTVAVEATTVNYKDGLAITGKAPVVRRWPLVPGIDFAGTVVSSSHADWRKGDKVILNGWGVGETHYGAYAGRARVKGDWLVPLPDGMSPHDAMAVGTAGYTAMLAVMALERHGIVPDRGPVVVTGAAGGVGSVAISILSTLGYHVIASTGRNAESPYLIDLGAAEVISREELSQPAKPLAKERWAGGIDSVGTHTLANVLSMTSYGGAIAACGLAGGMDLPTSVAPFILRGVSLLGIDSVMAPKPVRLEAWRRIATDLDLKKLSTLSRSIGFDGIIDAARDIIDGKIRGRVVVDM, from the coding sequence ATGTCCGATACCTTCAAAGCCATCCTCGTTTCGCGCGATGCCGAGAAGAAGCAGTCGGTCGAAATCGTCGACCTCACCGAAGTCGACCTGATGGAAGGCGATGTCACCGTCGCCGTCGAGGCGACCACGGTGAACTACAAGGACGGGCTGGCCATCACCGGCAAGGCGCCGGTCGTGCGCCGCTGGCCGCTGGTGCCCGGCATCGATTTCGCCGGCACCGTTGTTTCCTCTTCCCATGCCGACTGGCGCAAGGGTGACAAGGTGATCCTCAATGGCTGGGGAGTCGGCGAGACGCATTACGGCGCCTATGCCGGGCGCGCCCGCGTCAAGGGCGACTGGCTGGTGCCGTTGCCGGACGGCATGAGCCCGCATGATGCGATGGCCGTCGGCACGGCCGGCTATACGGCGATGCTTGCCGTCATGGCGCTGGAGCGGCATGGCATCGTGCCGGATCGCGGGCCGGTGGTGGTGACGGGGGCTGCCGGCGGCGTCGGCTCGGTCGCCATCTCGATCCTCTCCACCCTCGGTTACCATGTCATTGCTTCCACCGGGCGCAATGCCGAAAGTCCCTACCTGATCGACCTCGGCGCGGCCGAGGTGATCTCGCGGGAGGAACTCAGCCAGCCGGCAAAGCCGCTCGCCAAGGAACGCTGGGCGGGTGGCATCGATTCGGTCGGCACCCACACGCTGGCCAACGTGCTTTCGATGACGTCCTACGGCGGCGCGATCGCCGCTTGCGGCCTGGCCGGCGGCATGGACCTGCCCACCAGCGTCGCTCCCTTCATCCTGCGCGGCGTCTCGCTGCTCGGCATCGATTCCGTCATGGCGCCGAAACCGGTTCGCCTCGAGGCGTGGCGCCGCATCGCCACCGATCTCGACCTCAAGAAGCTGTCGACCCTGTCGCGGTCGATCGGCTTCGACGGCATCATCGACGCCGCGCGTGACATTATCGACGGCAAGATCAGGGGCCGCGTGGTCGTCGATATGTAG
- the lspA gene encoding signal peptidase II, whose protein sequence is MKSWSPYALLVVAAIALDQWIKQMVENGLAFQEKVDFLPFLALFRTYNTGIAFSMFSSFGDTGLVIIAVLVVAFVLYLAVRTPAGHILARIGFALIVGGALGNLIDRAVFGHVIDYILFHTPVWSFAVFNLADAFISVGAALVVFDELIGWRRETKPQEPGN, encoded by the coding sequence GTGAAATCCTGGTCCCCTTACGCCCTGCTGGTCGTTGCCGCAATCGCGCTCGATCAGTGGATAAAGCAGATGGTGGAGAATGGCCTCGCCTTTCAGGAAAAGGTCGATTTCCTGCCTTTCCTGGCGCTGTTCCGCACCTACAACACCGGCATCGCCTTCTCGATGTTTTCGTCCTTCGGCGATACCGGCCTGGTGATCATCGCGGTGCTCGTGGTCGCCTTCGTGCTCTATCTGGCCGTGCGCACGCCCGCCGGTCACATCCTTGCCCGCATCGGCTTTGCCCTGATCGTCGGCGGCGCGCTCGGCAACCTGATCGACCGCGCCGTTTTCGGCCACGTCATCGATTATATTCTGTTCCATACCCCGGTCTGGTCCTTCGCGGTATTCAACCTCGCCGACGCCTTCATTTCCGTGGGCGCGGCACTGGTTGTCTTCGATGAGCTGATCGGCTGGCGGCGGGAAACCAAGCCTCAGGAGCCGGGCAATTGA
- a CDS encoding RNA methyltransferase, producing the protein MVAYDGHRPVGQVKEVTSLANPLVKDIKALALKKFRDQQNAFMAEGLKLVIDALDLGWSIRTLVFAKAGRGNAAVEKVAARTVAAGGTVLEVSEKVLTAITRRENPQMVVGVFAQRTLPLKDIRATDGDVWVALDRVRDPGNLGTVIRTVDAVGARGVILVGDATDPFSLETVRATMGSIFAVPVAKATEEAFLAWRRDFPGLVAGTHLKGAVDYRSVDFSRGPVLLLMGNEQQGLPDSLAESCDRLLRIPQAGRADSLNLAVATGVMLFEIRRGALKLDPATDMR; encoded by the coding sequence ATGGTCGCGTATGACGGACACCGGCCGGTCGGCCAGGTCAAGGAAGTCACCAGCCTCGCCAACCCGCTGGTCAAGGACATCAAGGCGCTGGCGCTGAAGAAGTTCCGCGACCAGCAGAACGCCTTCATGGCCGAGGGGCTGAAGCTGGTCATCGACGCGCTCGACCTCGGCTGGTCGATCAGGACGCTGGTCTTCGCCAAGGCCGGGCGCGGCAACGCGGCGGTCGAAAAGGTCGCGGCGCGCACGGTCGCCGCCGGCGGCACCGTGCTCGAAGTCTCGGAAAAGGTGCTCACGGCCATCACCCGCCGCGAAAACCCGCAAATGGTCGTCGGCGTCTTCGCGCAGCGGACGCTGCCGCTGAAGGACATCCGCGCCACGGACGGCGACGTCTGGGTCGCGCTCGACCGCGTGCGCGACCCCGGCAATCTCGGCACCGTCATCCGCACCGTTGATGCCGTCGGCGCCAGGGGCGTCATCCTGGTCGGCGATGCCACCGATCCGTTCTCGCTGGAGACGGTGCGCGCCACCATGGGCTCGATTTTCGCCGTGCCGGTCGCCAAGGCGACTGAAGAGGCCTTCCTTGCCTGGCGGCGCGACTTTCCCGGCCTCGTCGCCGGAACGCATCTGAAGGGCGCGGTCGACTACCGCTCGGTCGACTTCTCGAGAGGCCCTGTCTTGCTCTTGATGGGCAACGAGCAGCAGGGCCTGCCCGACAGCCTCGCTGAAAGCTGCGACCGGCTGCTCAGGATCCCGCAGGCTGGTCGAGCCGATTCCCTCAACCTGGCGGTCGCTACCGGCGTGATGCTGTTCGAGATCCGTCGCGGCGCGTTGAAGCTCGACCCCGCCACCGACATGCGATGA
- a CDS encoding class I SAM-dependent rRNA methyltransferase, with translation MKSFRDKRRDSRPHPARSEPARQRDTFAPARPQSTTGERTETKSADRQEAKPARRVLARRDGVLPAERLPLILEVAPNADYALLDSGAGEKLEQYGPYRIVRPEGQAIWQRALPAKEWERADAIFTGDTDEEGIGRWRFPKTPLGETWPMKHDGIDYLGRFTSFRHVGVFPEQASHWDHMAGLIVAAKRPVKVLNLFGYTGLASLVAARAGAEVTHVDASKKAIGWARENQEMAGLADKPIRWIVEDAVKFAEREERRGSRYDIVLFDPPAYGRGPKGEVWQLFEDLPGLTDLCRSILTPKPLAVVLTAYSIRASFFAIHALMRDTFAGMGGTVESGELIIREKSVGRALSTSLFSRWVA, from the coding sequence TTGAAATCCTTTCGCGACAAACGCCGCGACAGCCGCCCGCACCCGGCCCGATCGGAACCGGCGCGCCAACGCGACACGTTCGCGCCTGCACGGCCGCAGTCGACGACCGGCGAACGCACCGAAACGAAATCCGCGGATCGACAGGAAGCAAAACCGGCGCGGCGCGTGCTTGCGCGCCGCGACGGTGTGCTGCCCGCCGAGCGGCTGCCGCTGATCCTCGAAGTCGCGCCCAACGCCGACTACGCGCTGCTGGACAGCGGCGCCGGCGAAAAACTGGAGCAGTATGGGCCGTACCGCATCGTGCGCCCTGAGGGCCAGGCGATCTGGCAGCGGGCGCTTCCCGCAAAGGAATGGGAGCGCGCCGACGCGATCTTCACCGGCGACACCGACGAGGAAGGCATCGGCCGCTGGCGTTTTCCAAAAACACCGCTCGGCGAGACCTGGCCGATGAAGCATGACGGCATCGACTATCTCGGCCGCTTCACCTCGTTCCGTCATGTCGGCGTCTTTCCCGAGCAGGCCTCGCACTGGGACCACATGGCCGGGCTGATCGTCGCGGCCAAACGCCCGGTCAAGGTGCTGAACCTCTTCGGCTATACCGGGCTTGCCTCGCTGGTGGCCGCACGCGCCGGCGCCGAGGTCACCCATGTCGATGCCTCGAAGAAGGCGATCGGCTGGGCGCGCGAAAACCAGGAGATGGCCGGCCTTGCCGACAAGCCGATCCGCTGGATCGTCGAGGACGCGGTGAAATTCGCCGAGCGGGAAGAGCGTCGCGGCAGCCGCTACGACATCGTGCTCTTCGACCCGCCCGCTTATGGCCGCGGCCCGAAGGGCGAAGTCTGGCAATTGTTCGAGGACCTGCCGGGGCTCACTGACCTTTGCCGCTCGATCCTGACGCCAAAGCCGCTGGCCGTGGTTCTCACAGCCTATTCGATTCGCGCCTCCTTCTTCGCCATCCATGCCCTGATGCGCGACACTTTCGCCGGCATGGGCGGCACGGTCGAATCCGGCGAATTGATCATCCGCGAGAAGTCCGTCGGCCGCGCGCTCTCGACCTCGCTGTTCTCGCGCTGGGTGGCTTGA
- a CDS encoding YafY family protein, with protein MSRAERLLDLIQILRRHRRPVSGRTLAGEMGVSIRTLYRDIATLQGQGAPIEGEAGLGYVLKPGFMLPPLMFTDEEIEAIVLGSRWVAKQPDKRLAAAATDALSKIAAVLPDDLREDLDATTLLVGPSSASVEAIDLGVVRQAIREERKLGFLYRDAGGAASERMVWPFALGFFDKVRVMVAWCEMRQDFRHFRTDRMSRLTATDIRYPRRRQAMLKEWRATLDTPGPKNSVD; from the coding sequence ATGTCCCGTGCCGAACGTCTGCTCGACCTGATCCAGATCCTGCGCCGCCATCGCCGGCCGGTGAGCGGCCGCACGCTTGCCGGAGAGATGGGCGTCTCGATCCGCACGCTCTACCGTGACATCGCGACGCTGCAGGGGCAGGGCGCGCCGATCGAAGGCGAGGCGGGATTGGGCTATGTGCTGAAGCCAGGCTTCATGCTGCCGCCGCTGATGTTCACCGACGAGGAGATCGAGGCAATCGTGCTCGGCTCGCGCTGGGTGGCAAAACAGCCGGACAAGCGGCTGGCCGCGGCCGCCACGGATGCGCTGTCCAAGATCGCGGCGGTGCTGCCGGACGATCTGCGCGAGGACCTCGACGCCACGACGCTGCTCGTCGGGCCAAGTTCAGCGAGCGTCGAGGCGATCGATCTCGGCGTGGTGCGGCAGGCGATCCGCGAGGAGCGCAAGCTCGGCTTCCTCTATCGCGATGCCGGGGGCGCCGCGTCGGAGCGCATGGTCTGGCCGTTCGCGCTCGGCTTCTTCGACAAGGTGAGGGTGATGGTGGCGTGGTGCGAGATGCGCCAGGATTTCCGGCATTTCCGCACCGATCGCATGTCCCGCCTCACCGCCACGGACATCCGCTATCCGCGCCGCCGTCAGGCGATGCTCAAGGAATGGCGGGCGACGCTGGACACGCCGGGTCCAAAAAACTCGGTTGACTGA
- a CDS encoding VOC family protein, producing the protein MSTPNFVILYVDSPERSGAFYASLLGRAPVEASPTFAMFVLDKGFKLGLWSRHTVEPAAAAAGGGGELVLAVEDAAAVDATHSDWAKRGLKILQAPTDMDFGRTFVALDPDNHRLRVYWPNEGAQA; encoded by the coding sequence ATGTCCACGCCCAATTTCGTCATCCTCTATGTCGACAGCCCCGAGCGGAGCGGTGCGTTCTATGCCTCGCTGCTCGGACGCGCGCCCGTCGAGGCCTCGCCGACCTTTGCCATGTTCGTGCTCGACAAAGGCTTCAAGCTCGGCCTCTGGTCGCGCCACACTGTGGAGCCGGCAGCGGCCGCCGCGGGCGGAGGTGGCGAGCTGGTGCTTGCGGTCGAGGATGCGGCTGCGGTCGACGCCACGCATTCCGACTGGGCCAAGCGCGGTCTGAAGATCCTGCAGGCGCCGACCGACATGGATTTCGGCCGCACCTTCGTTGCGCTCGACCCAGACAATCACCGTCTGCGCGTCTACTGGCCGAACGAGGGAGCACAGGCATGA
- a CDS encoding EVE domain-containing protein, producing the protein MSAYWIAVASAEHVRIGRQGGFMQVNHGKAAPLRRIKPGDGIVYYSPSTVLGEKDGLQSFTALGTVREGEVYQGIMGGGFTPARRDVDWSDAKEAPIKPLLDRLDFTAGRPNWGYQLRFGLFEIGEHDFRLIGEAMDAILAASAI; encoded by the coding sequence ATGAGCGCCTATTGGATCGCCGTCGCATCGGCCGAGCATGTGCGGATCGGCCGCCAGGGCGGCTTCATGCAGGTGAACCACGGCAAGGCGGCGCCGCTTCGCCGCATCAAGCCGGGCGACGGCATCGTCTATTACTCGCCGAGCACCGTGCTCGGCGAGAAAGACGGGCTGCAGTCCTTCACCGCTCTCGGCACGGTCCGTGAGGGCGAGGTCTATCAGGGCATCATGGGCGGCGGCTTCACGCCAGCGCGGCGCGATGTCGATTGGTCGGACGCCAAGGAGGCGCCGATCAAGCCGCTGCTCGACCGGCTGGACTTCACCGCCGGCAGGCCCAACTGGGGCTATCAGCTTCGCTTCGGGCTGTTCGAGATCGGCGAGCACGACTTTCGCCTGATCGGCGAGGCGATGGACGCCATACTCGCGGCTTCGGCTATTTGA